Proteins encoded together in one Lathyrus oleraceus cultivar Zhongwan6 chromosome 5, CAAS_Psat_ZW6_1.0, whole genome shotgun sequence window:
- the LOC127079189 gene encoding uncharacterized mitochondrial protein AtMg00810-like, with the protein MEYNVYVQHTSERNIVLVYMHVDDILLTGSCEHEIAKVKKVLMNEFEMIDIGNMTYFLGMKILYSEKGIILHQLKYELELQKIFEIQNCKVVLTPSEINQKLDSDPEGDDVNAINFKQLVGSLRYLCNTIPDTCYVVGMVSMFMSKLNWSHYQDAIRILRYCGCMSSCLAFEFTAGSEDQVHSLMEYLKFGLRLSFGFTRNH; encoded by the exons ATGGAGTATAATGTCTATGTTCAACATACTTCTGAAAGAAATATAGTTCTAGTATATATGCATGTTGATGATATATTGCTAACAGGAAGTTGTGAACATGAGATAGCTAAGGTcaagaaggtgttgatgaatgagtttgagatgatTGATATAGGAAATATGACATATTTTCTAGGGATGAAGATTTTGTACTCTGAGAAGGGTATCATTCTGCATCAGTTGAAGTATGAACTTGAACTTCAGAAGATATTTGAAATACAAAATTGTAAGGTTGTGCTCACACCTTCAGAAATAAATCAAAAATTGGATTCTGATCCTGAAGGTGATGATGTAAATGCTATAAATTTCAAGCAGTTGGTTGGATCTCTaaggtatttgtgtaataccatACCTGATACTTGCTATGTAGTTGGAATGGTTAGTATGTTCATGAGTAAACTAAATTGGTCTCATTACCAAGATGCTATCAGGATTCTTAG GTACTGTGGTTGCATGTCAAGTTGTTTGGCTTTTGAATTTactgcaggatctgaagatcaag TTCACTCATTGATGGAGTATCTAAAGTTTGGTTTAAGGTTATCATTTGGTTTTACTAGGAACCACTAG
- the LOC127088267 gene encoding kinesin-like protein KIN-4C: MKKTTRRSKQSTPVDVAASFAIEKQHYEERIRQLEQENNAYETENAELKKLKGDDSSDSNDGVEKLKKEYLQKLNLLEDQVSELKKKLGSQSQFSTHRKKADESTRQLQYEIQNLKAQKAKLQYTNKLESVRFRLSKALLEKEVLQLKKEGRRNEIKTCSLLTSIERLKMVLQRKTEEASVAIKRLRDMIAARKATSNRSSGAKNKSSQVIQDAEHELEVTTQLHKLCSQYESKIEKMIEENAHLKEEIEMQRQDNSRSELREEDLNSPTKDYDDIQDLKEQVDNLSCLLKELQLQKEKNEPRDKSQKDLAHALSEASYATAKMDTLERTSSNENSVKRGRADEGLCCSCSKKSLCKTTKCKCRSTGGSCGPSCGCSLSKCTNRELGTLPENESLKLEDSECSTNKDGETVIASECAKLLQNALVQKPANQVPKKKPLCDIQNSLGNMDAQKKGRKKNVRKPAIHLVTKDPMSSSP; this comes from the exons ATGAAGAAGACAACTCGTAGATCCAAGCAATCTACTCCCGTCGATGTCGCGGCTTCATTCGCAATCGAAAAGCAACATTATGAAGAGAGGATTCGCCAACTCGAACAAGAGAACAATGCATATGAG ACTGAGAATGCAGAATTGAAGAAACTAAAGGGGGATGATTCTTCAGATTCTAATGATGGAGTTGAGAAGCTTAAGAAAGAATATCTTCAGAAGCTGAATTTACTTGAAGACCAG GTATCAGAATTGAAGAAAAAACTGGGATCTCAATCCCAATTTTCAACTCATAGGAAAAAGGCCGATGAGTCGACTAGGCAATTGCAATATGAGATTCAGAATTTGAAGGCTCAGAAG GCCAAACTGCAATATACGAACAAGTTAGAGTCTGTGCGATTCAGGCTAAGCAAGGCCTTACTTGAAAAAGAAGTTCTCCAG CTTAAGAAGGAAGGAAGAAGGAATGAAATCAAGACTTGCAGTTTGCTGACTTCTATTGAGAGGCTTAAAATG GTATTGCAACGGAAGACTGAGGAAGCTTCTGTTGCTATCAAGCGTCTAAGAGATATGATAGCTGCACGAAAAGCTACATCAAATCGATCATCAG GTGCCAAAAATAAAAGTAGTCAAGTAATTCAG GATGCTGAGCATGAACTTGAAGTCACAACTCAGCTGCACAAGTTATGTTCCCAATACGAATCCAAAATTGAAAA GATGATTGAGGAGAATGCACATCTGAAAGAAGAAATTGAAATGCAGAGGCAAGATAATTCAAG GTCTGAGTTACGCGAAGAGGACCTCAACAGCCCGACGAAGGATTATGATGATATTCAAGATTTAAAGGAACAAGTAGACAACCTTAGTTGTCTGCTTAAAGAATTACAATTGCAGAAGGAAAAGAATGAACCCAGGGATAAGAGCCAG AAGGATCTAGCCCATGCTCTTTCTGAAGCAAGTTATGCTACGGCAAAAATGGATACCCTTGAAAGGACTAGTTCAAATGAAAATAGTGTTAAGAGGGGGAGAGCAGATGAAGGGCTTTGCTGTTCTTGTAGTAAGAAGTCCTTATGCAAGACTACAAAGTGCAAATGCCGATCCACTGGTGGGAGCTGTGGACCATCATGTGGCTGCTCACTTTCTAAGTGCACAAATAGGGAGCTAGGCACATTACCAGAAAACGAGTCACTAAAATTAGAAGATTCAGAATGCTCTACAAACAAAGATGGCGAAACTGTGATCGCTTCTGAATGTGCTAAACTACTCCAGAACGCACTTGTTCAAAAACCTGCCAACCAGGTGCCCAAAAAGAAACCGTTATGTGACATTCAGAACTCACTG GGTAACATGGATGCTCAAAAGAAAGGCAGGAAAAAGAATGTCCGGAAGCCAGCAATTCACCTTG